From bacterium, a single genomic window includes:
- a CDS encoding FAD-dependent oxidoreductase: MANKATIIGAGLTGLSTGWKLAEEGYQVVILEKDKQLGGLSGTVPWKGAQLDLGPHKLFSLNKSVLDDLERLLPGTEMNQVQKISKITLRNRQLNYPLATMELIKALPPWKFARIILDYGLASFSGGSESQRSYESFLKKRFGKALYEMVFKQYAGKIWGEPTELDEDLASSRVAIPNLLTLVKNLIFRDSDDAPTHADTFLYPNSGCQGLIESLAGAIETRGGIIKKGVSLAELAVENGTVKKVIADNGESWDLDATDAVISTIPLEVLANNISPLAREAVSLASNLKYRSLRLYYLGIDKPRVMDDQWIFFPEGEFTFTRVSEQKSFSGNTVPPDFTVLTAEEPFDADYKPDPDPDRVIDHLTRAGLASPDELLDEPLIVTRDHAYPVYFKGFRRTVDELLKELDSISNLFTIGRQGAYSYIGMCDCLEIAQLCSKHIVDHGADKGNSWEHFRDNTRNFVVID; this comes from the coding sequence TTCTACCGGTTGGAAACTCGCGGAAGAGGGCTACCAGGTTGTTATCCTCGAAAAAGATAAACAGCTCGGTGGGCTGTCAGGTACGGTGCCGTGGAAGGGTGCGCAACTGGATCTTGGCCCTCATAAACTGTTCTCTCTCAACAAGTCGGTCCTCGACGATCTCGAAAGGCTACTTCCCGGCACCGAGATGAACCAGGTTCAGAAGATAAGCAAGATCACCTTGAGGAATCGGCAATTGAACTATCCCCTTGCCACTATGGAACTTATCAAGGCACTTCCTCCATGGAAGTTCGCCAGGATCATCCTCGATTACGGCCTGGCCAGTTTTTCAGGTGGATCAGAAAGTCAGAGATCCTACGAATCTTTTCTCAAAAAAAGGTTCGGCAAGGCTTTATATGAGATGGTTTTTAAGCAGTACGCCGGGAAGATCTGGGGAGAACCAACGGAGCTTGACGAGGATCTGGCATCATCCCGTGTAGCTATTCCCAACCTGCTGACGCTGGTCAAAAACCTTATTTTCAGGGATTCGGATGACGCTCCAACTCACGCAGATACCTTCCTCTACCCCAACAGCGGGTGCCAGGGTCTCATAGAATCCCTCGCTGGGGCCATCGAAACCAGGGGCGGGATCATTAAAAAGGGTGTTTCCCTGGCAGAGCTGGCCGTGGAAAACGGCACTGTTAAAAAGGTTATCGCCGACAACGGGGAATCATGGGATCTGGACGCGACAGACGCCGTTATAAGCACTATCCCTCTTGAAGTCCTCGCCAACAATATCAGTCCCCTGGCCCGGGAAGCAGTTTCTCTTGCTTCGAACCTTAAATACAGGTCCCTCCGGCTGTATTATCTCGGTATCGATAAACCGCGCGTCATGGATGATCAATGGATCTTCTTCCCGGAGGGGGAGTTCACATTCACACGAGTTTCAGAGCAGAAATCTTTCAGCGGAAATACCGTACCACCGGATTTCACGGTGCTGACGGCTGAAGAACCGTTCGATGCAGACTACAAACCGGACCCCGATCCGGATCGTGTGATCGACCATCTTACCAGGGCTGGACTGGCCTCTCCTGACGAACTTCTGGACGAACCTTTGATCGTGACCCGTGATCACGCCTATCCCGTTTATTTCAAAGGTTTTCGAAGGACTGTGGATGAACTCCTTAAGGAACTTGACTCCATCTCCAACCTGTTCACGATCGGACGACAGGGTGCCTATTCCTATATCGGGATGTGTGACTGCCTGGAGATAGCGCAGCTTTGTTCAAAACATATCGTTGATCACGGCGCTGATAAGGGTAACAGCTGGGAACACTTCAGAGACAATACCAGGAATTTTGTCGTGATCGACTGA